From a region of the Sesamum indicum cultivar Zhongzhi No. 13 linkage group LG3, S_indicum_v1.0, whole genome shotgun sequence genome:
- the LOC105157196 gene encoding bidirectional sugar transporter SWEET5 has protein sequence MADPDTVRTIIGIIGNVISFFLFLSPMPTFYRIWKEKSVQSFKPDPYIATVLNCAMWVLYGLPIVHPDSLLVITINGTGFFIEVFYLSMFITFSDWAKRRKMFIALLLEAIFFAIVVVITLIGLHGTKSRSLFVGILCVIFNIMMYASPLTVMKRVIKTKSVKYMPFSLSLANFANGIVWSIYALIKLDPFVLVPNGLGTLSGLVQLVLFATYYRTTKWGEEEETNKQEIELQKSAETGQDGQP, from the exons ATGGCGGACCCTGATACAGTGAGGACCATTATTGGAATCATAG GAAATGTCatctctttcttccttttcctttctcctat GCCTACATTTTACAGAATatggaaagaaaaatcagTACAATCATTCAAACCGGACCCTTACATTGCTACGGTGCTCAACTGTGCAATGTGGGTGTTGTACGGCCTGCCCATCGTCCACCCCGACAGCCTTCTGGTCATCACCATCAACGGCACCGGCTTCTTCATCGAAGTCTTCTATCTCTCCATGTTCATCACCTTCTCTGATTGGGCCAAGCGC AGAAAAATGTTCATTGCTCTACTACTTGAGGCAATTTTCTTCGCCATCGTGGTTGTGATAACGTTGATTGGTCTGCACGGGACCAAGTCGAGGTCTTTGTTCGTTGGAATACTGTgtgtaattttcaatattatgaTGTACGCTTCGCCCCTAACTGTCATG AAACGAGTTATCAAGACGAAGAGTGTCAAGTACATGCCATTTTCTCTATCACTAGCCAACTTTGCAAACGGCATAGTTTGGTCCATCTATGCGCTCATCAAATTGGATCCCTTCGTCCTG GTTCCAAATGGTTTGGGGACACTGTCTGGATTAGTGCAACTGGTGCTGTTCGCAACGTACTATAGGACGACGAAATGGGGCGAGGAAGAGGAGACCAACAAACAGGAGATTGAACTCCAGAAATCTGCTGAAACGGGGCAAGACGGGCAGCCCTAG
- the LOC105157197 gene encoding serine/threonine-protein kinase HT1-like, whose amino-acid sequence MEKSSNGFVRADQIDLKSLDEQLERHLNRAWTMEKNKKKNQEESYSSSTTSTAAVAVAAVPAPVPAAITPRRQRQEWEIDPSKLIIKGVLARGTFGTVHRGIYDGQDVAVKLLDWGEEGHRTEAEIASLRAAFTQEVAVWHKLDHPNVTKFIGATMGSSDLNIQTENGHIGMPSNICCVVVEYLPGGALKSYLIKNRRKKLAFKVVVQMALDLARGLSYLHSQKIVHRDVKTENMLLDKTRTVKIADFGVARVEASNPNDMTGETGTLGYMAPEVLNGNPYNRKCDVYSFGICLWEIYCCDMPYPDLSFSEVTSAVVRQNLRPEIPRCCPSSLANVMKRCWDANPDKRPEMDEVVSMLEAIDTSKGGGMIPVDQQQGCLCFRKYRGP is encoded by the exons ATGGAGAAAAGCAGTAATGGGTTCGTGAGAGCAGATCAGATTGATTTGAAAAGCTTGGATGAGCAGCTGGAGAGGCACTTAAACAGGGCTTGGACTATggagaagaacaagaagaagaatcaaGAAGAGTCCTACTCCAGCTCCACCACATCTACCGCCGCCGTCGCCGTCGCCGCCGTCCCCGCCCCCGTCCCCGCCGCCATCACCCCCAGGAGGCAGAGGCAAGAGTGGGAGATTGACCCCTCTAAGTTGATCATCAAGGGCGTGCTTGCGCGTGGCACCTTTGGGACTGTTCACCGGGGCATTTACGACGGCCAGGACGTCGCCG TTAAACTGCTGGACTGGGGGGAGGAGGGCCATAGGACAGAAGCTGAAATAGCGTCTCTAAGAGCAGCTTTTACGCAAGAAGTTGCAGTGTGGCATAAACTCGACCATCCTAATGTAACTAAG TTTATAGGCGCGACAATGGGCTCTTCGGACCTTAACATTCAAACAGAAAACGGTCACATTGGCATGCCTAGTAACATATGTTGTGTTGTTGTGGAATATCTCCCTGGAGGTGCCTTGAAATCTTACCTCATAAAGAACCGGAGGAAAAAGTTAGCGTTTAAAGTAGTTGTCCAAATGGCACTTGATCTTGCTAGAGG GTTAAGTTACCTTCATTCTCAGAAGATTGTTCACAGAGACGTTAAGACGGAGAATATGTTGTTAGACAAGACACGGACCGTTAAGATAGCTGATTTTGGTGTTGCTCGTGTTGAAGCCTCGAACCCGAATGACATGACGGGGGAGACAGGAACCCTTGGTTACATGGCTCCGGAG GTCCTAAACGGCAATCCATACAACAGGAAATGCGACGTCTACAGTTTTGGCATCTGTCTGTGGGAGATATATTGTTGCGACATGCCATATCCCGACCTTAGTTTTTCCGAAGTGACGTCAGCTGTCGTCCGACAG AACCTGAGGCCCGAAATACCAAGATGTTGTCCCAGCTCCCTCGCAAACGTGATGAAGCGATGTTGGGATGCGAACCCAGACAAGCGGCCTGAAATGGACGAGGTAGTTTCCATGTTAGAGGCTATCGATACGTCGAAAGGTGGTGGAATGATCCCCGTCGACCAGCAACAAGGTTGTCTCTGTTTCCGCAAGTACCGTGGCCCGTGA
- the LOC105157401 gene encoding uncharacterized protein LOC105157401 yields the protein MKNESGTSSSAGSKVERKIIEKNRRIQMKDLCLKLVSLIPPQHSRPAEKENLTQQDQLEQAASYIQQLSARVEEMRRRKAQALAAAAAAANASTKRGPPSTSRLVSPVLKFRVFGQSLEVVLISGLTRNFSLHKVVSILEDEGAEVNTVNLSTIGDKVFHTIHAQVKVSRVGMDTSRMSERLHELIS from the exons ATGAAGAACGAAAGTGGGACGAGTAGTAGTGCAGGGAGTAAGGTTGAGAGAAAGATTATTGAGAAAAACAGAAGAATTCAGATGAAAGATCTTTGCCTGAAGCTGGTTTCCCTCATCCCTCCTCAGCATTCCAGACCAGCTGAAAAG GAGAATTTGACGCAGCAAGATCAACTAGAACAAGCTGCTTCTTACATCCAACAACTAAGTGCAAGAGTAGAGGAGATGAGGAGAAGGAAGGCACAAGCACTGGCTGCAGCAGCAGCTGCAGCTAATGCTAGTACCAAGAGAGGCCCTCCTAGTACAAGTAGATTAGTATCACCAGTTCTGAAATTCAGGGTTTTCGGACAGAGCTTGGAAGTTGTTTTGATCAGTGGACTTACGAGAAATTTCAGTCTGCATAAAGTCGTTAGCATACTTGAAGACGAAGGAGCTGAAGTCAACACCGTCAACTTGTCGACTATTGGCGACAAGGTTTTCCATACCATCCATGCTCAG GTAAAAGTTTCCCGAGTTGGTATGGATACCTCAAGGATGTCTGAAAGGTTGCACGAATTGATTTCCTAA
- the LOC110011674 gene encoding uncharacterized protein LOC110011674, whose protein sequence is MSLEHSNLDRVYVASLLLGHVKCNPSYGIKHVIQTVKDHTGYDIAYQKAWYSLKMAREMVYGTWESSVQKLPKYLGALQKYNPRTIVEWQHKARDTSIGAYVIGYAFWAFKPCIEGFQHCRNLISVDGTHLYTKYKHKMLIAAAMDGNQQVLPLAFAVVDEESLLSWKWFLR, encoded by the coding sequence atgtCCCTCGAACATAGTAATTTAGATAGAGTATATGTTGCTTCTTTATTGTTAGGACATGTAAAATGCAACCCGTCGTACGGAATCAAGCATGTCATCCAGACTGTGAAAGACCATACCGGATACGATATAGCATATCAAAAGGCATGGTACAGTTTGAAAATGGCACGTGAGATGGTTTATGGCACATGGGAGAGCTCCGTTCAAAAGCTACCCAAATACTTGGGAgctctccaaaaatataatccaaGAACGATTGTTGAATGGCAACATAAAGCCCGCGACACATCAATCGGTGCATATGTGATAGGGTACGCATTCTGGGCGTTCAAGCCGTGCATTGAAGGGTTCCAACACTGTCGCAACCTTATCAGTGTAGATGGGACCCATCTATACACAAAGTACAAGCACAAGATGTTGATTGCTGCTGCCATGGATGGAAATCAACAGGTACTTCCTCTTGCTTTTGCTGTTGTCGATGAAGAATCACTTTTATCTTGGAAGTGGTTTCTTAGATAA